The following proteins come from a genomic window of Nostoc sp. ATCC 53789:
- a CDS encoding Uma2 family endonuclease: protein MVATPNSSYISPEDYLKGEETSPIKHEYRQGQVYAMAGATNTHVIISGNVFAMLRNHLRGSGCQAYISDTKAHIESINVYYYPDVIVSCDQRDRAFNNFLRYPCLIVEVLSPTTEAFDRGDKFADYRQMESLQEYVLISQTRLNVECFRRNPESQWVLYPYGKEDIIHLASVDFRCAVADFYEDVTFESL from the coding sequence ATGGTTGCAACTCCAAATTCTAGCTATATTTCTCCAGAAGATTATCTCAAAGGAGAAGAAACTAGTCCTATCAAGCATGAATATAGACAGGGACAGGTTTATGCAATGGCAGGAGCAACTAATACCCATGTAATTATTAGCGGAAATGTGTTTGCTATGCTAAGAAATCATTTGCGCGGGAGTGGTTGTCAGGCTTATATCTCAGACACTAAAGCACATATTGAGTCCATTAATGTCTATTACTATCCCGATGTTATAGTAAGTTGTGACCAACGAGATAGAGCTTTTAACAACTTTCTGCGTTATCCCTGCTTAATTGTAGAAGTGCTATCTCCGACAACAGAAGCCTTTGACCGAGGTGATAAATTTGCTGACTACCGACAGATGGAATCACTTCAGGAATATGTACTTATAAGTCAAACTCGATTAAATGTTGAGTGTTTTCGCCGTAACCCAGAGAGCCAATGGGTACTTTATCCTTATGGAAAAGAAGATATAATTCATCTGGCAAGTGTGGATTTTCGGTGTGCTGTTGCAGATTTCTATGAGGATGTTACTTTTGAATCGCTGTAA
- a CDS encoding DUF3370 domain-containing protein yields MLPLLLIFPIAQSTPATPPPEEVVQTQEVRPLPGQLDTVPTFNSNSPELVLKEGILLSTFPPDGKKVPTAHLNFPFRGRFDIFAHHVARAEPLENLRSLYLGIILHNPGSEAVKVNIWQAVSYLSQPDAPFIQLPSFSQNPLGTIFAGPGDRVMSDVLRGRRQEIFPAQIEIPAKQSRMLLNLPIPVQGLTPPLNGRSTLIRLQSNGTVYAASLAMFARVNSDGSERSPTLEEWQNLLDNGDLAGPRDKAPTPLEETGKPRIYGRVAGVASGSRWRALLVDNPKAKYLTIPQPGQVFSYALSTLHGGMLGTGQIQSSPMLVRYPDTAYRAHGNYGIQYNLKLPLYNNTQSPQTVSVSIQTPLKENQLVKPGLRFLSTPAREVFFRGTVRVRYKDEQNQPQTKFVHLVQKRGQPGEPLVSLNMKAGDRSLVEVDFLYPPDATPPQVLTVSTQAESR; encoded by the coding sequence ATGTTGCCATTGTTACTAATTTTCCCAATTGCTCAATCAACTCCTGCGACACCACCACCTGAAGAAGTTGTACAAACACAAGAAGTACGTCCTTTACCAGGTCAATTGGATACAGTGCCAACTTTTAACAGTAATAGTCCAGAATTGGTGTTGAAAGAAGGAATTTTACTCTCCACTTTTCCACCAGATGGCAAAAAAGTACCAACAGCGCATCTAAATTTTCCCTTTCGGGGACGATTTGATATTTTTGCCCATCACGTTGCTAGGGCTGAACCACTAGAGAATTTGCGATCGCTCTATTTAGGGATAATTTTGCACAACCCTGGTTCGGAAGCAGTAAAGGTGAATATTTGGCAGGCGGTGAGTTATTTGAGTCAACCGGATGCACCATTTATTCAATTACCATCTTTTAGCCAAAATCCTTTAGGGACAATTTTTGCTGGCCCAGGCGATCGCGTCATGTCTGATGTGCTGCGGGGACGACGACAAGAGATTTTCCCTGCCCAAATTGAGATTCCAGCAAAGCAAAGTCGGATGTTACTAAATTTACCAATTCCTGTACAGGGATTGACACCACCTCTGAATGGTCGTTCGACATTGATCCGATTGCAAAGTAATGGCACTGTCTATGCGGCTAGCCTAGCGATGTTTGCACGGGTGAATTCTGATGGTAGCGAGCGATCGCCTACTTTAGAAGAGTGGCAGAATTTACTAGATAATGGTGATTTGGCTGGGCCACGGGATAAAGCGCCCACTCCTCTAGAGGAAACTGGCAAGCCAAGAATTTATGGGCGTGTTGCTGGAGTGGCCAGTGGTTCAAGATGGAGAGCCTTATTAGTAGATAATCCTAAAGCCAAGTATCTAACTATTCCCCAGCCTGGTCAAGTGTTTTCCTACGCCCTGAGTACCCTACATGGCGGTATGTTAGGAACTGGTCAAATTCAAAGTTCGCCTATGCTGGTGCGCTATCCTGACACCGCATATCGCGCTCATGGCAACTATGGAATTCAATATAATCTCAAGTTGCCCCTATACAACAATACTCAAAGTCCTCAAACTGTAAGTGTGTCCATACAAACCCCACTGAAGGAGAATCAGTTAGTCAAACCGGGGTTACGCTTTCTGAGTACACCAGCCCGTGAAGTATTTTTTCGAGGGACAGTGCGGGTACGTTACAAAGATGAGCAAAATCAGCCGCAAACTAAGTTTGTACATTTAGTACAAAAGAGGGGTCAACCAGGGGAACCCTTAGTTTCATTAAATATGAAAGCTGGCGATCGCTCCTTAGTAGAAGTAGACTTTCTCTATCCACCAGATGCCACACCACCGCAAGTATTAACAGTGTCAACTCAGGCGGAAAGTCGGTAA
- the hisH gene encoding imidazole glycerol phosphate synthase subunit HisH has protein sequence MPVIAVVDYEMGNLHSVCKGLEKAGATPNVTYSPKELEQADAIVLPGVGAFDPAVQHLRARGLEQPIKDAIASGKPFLGICLGLQILFESSAEGTQPGLGIIKGKVRRFRPEPDITIPHMGWNQLEMTQAKSILWEHLPSDPWVYFVHSYYVDPIDPLIRAATITHGTQTITAAIAHENLMAVQFHPEKSSNIGLQILSNFVAQVREKIPA, from the coding sequence ATGCCAGTAATTGCGGTCGTAGACTACGAGATGGGAAATTTGCACTCAGTCTGTAAAGGGTTGGAAAAAGCTGGGGCAACTCCTAATGTTACTTATTCTCCAAAGGAATTAGAGCAGGCAGATGCAATAGTTCTGCCGGGAGTGGGAGCATTTGATCCAGCAGTACAACACCTGCGAGCGCGTGGTTTGGAACAACCTATTAAAGATGCGATCGCATCTGGTAAACCTTTTTTGGGAATTTGTTTAGGATTGCAAATTCTCTTTGAATCAAGTGCAGAAGGTACCCAACCAGGACTAGGAATTATCAAAGGAAAAGTGCGCCGATTTCGTCCAGAACCTGACATCACTATTCCTCACATGGGTTGGAATCAGCTGGAAATGACTCAGGCAAAAAGTATTTTGTGGGAGCATTTGCCGTCCGATCCTTGGGTATATTTTGTCCATTCTTACTATGTTGACCCAATAGACCCGCTAATCCGTGCAGCAACCATCACCCACGGTACTCAAACCATCACAGCTGCGATCGCTCACGAAAATCTGATGGCAGTTCAATTTCACCCCGAAAAATCCTCTAATATTGGATTGCAAATCTTGTCTAATTTTGTTGCTCAAGTCCGTGAAAAAATTCCTGCCTAA